CTGCTTGAGAACCTTGAGGTTCTCCTTGATGCGCTCCGGGGTATCCTCGCCCAGCAGGGTCACATGAACATCGGCATAGCCGAGGTCACGGCTGACCTCGACGCCGCTGACGGTGACCATGCCCAGGCGCGGGTCCTTGACCTCGCGCTGGATGAGTACCGCCAGCTCCTTCTGGAGCTGGTCGGCCACCCGGTCGGTACGCTTGAACTCGCGC
The Halomonas sp. H10-9-1 DNA segment above includes these coding regions:
- the rbfA gene encoding 30S ribosome-binding factor RbfA, whose translation is MREFKRTDRVADQLQKELAVLIQREVKDPRLGMVTVSGVEVSRDLGYADVHVTLLGEDTPERIKENLKVLKQAAGFLRGQIARRIKLRHVPELRFHYDESVVRGQRLSSLIDEAVERDRARHGEAPSSAEDEGERD